From Salminus brasiliensis chromosome 12, fSalBra1.hap2, whole genome shotgun sequence:
aagtaaagtaaatttaaaaaaacagtaaatctAGAGGGAGAGACGCCTGCCCTATTATGAGTGTATGCGTGAGTGTATGCGTGAGTGTATGCGTGAGTGTATGCGTGAGTGTATGCGTGAGCAGGGCAGGCAGGTCAAACATAAAGGGGTCAGACACATGGGCTATAGACGAACAGTGCTGACGGCAGGTGGACGTTAGGCCGATTTGGTGATGCTCTCGGCGTCTTTGGAAGCCCACAGCTCTTTATGCTGCTTGCGGCCGAAGCCCTCGTCGTAGTTCCCTTTACTCTTGAAGAGCTGCTGGAAGTGGGGCTTGCAGTAGAACTCGCCCGAAAGAGCCGCGTAGGAGCCCAGGCTGCAGTGAccgagagaaaagagagaagaatagGATCAGAACCTTGAGGGTCTGGAACTGATCAGAGGACTGCTTCAAAAGTCCTTCTTCAGTCCTTTACGATATTTTTAATAATCTATGGTTATATTTAATTAAgaaaaattaatatataatataattaataataacaaataattaaattaaatatatttaatgttataGAATTTAATAATATGAAATTAATTGAAAATATATAAAGTAAACTGTCTTAAAATAAGTGGGACAAGGGGGAGACAACTTGTCCCATTCCGGAACAAGGGGGAGAAAATGGCATGGCGATATGTACACTACCCATGGACCCTATATGTCCAATTTCTGAGTTTTCCCTGTTTCCACACACCCACTTTAACTCCTTAAACCAGGGGTGCACATCCCCCGTCCTGGAGGGCCTTGTCTCCAGCAAAGTCTAGTGGTTGCCCAACTTAAACAAACCCAATCTGCCTGGTAATTACCTTAAGACctgaaatcaggtgtgtttgagtaggGCAACTACTAAACCTGGCTGCAGACCAGCCCTCCAGAACTGGAGTTGTGCACACCTGCATTAAACCCTAGGTTAATTATTCAGCCATCACTCCTAACGCAGAAACCTATGAATTATTTGTGGTATAAATCGTTTCCCTAAGCAGATTTAGTTTAGGTGTGCTGAAgcagagagaagacagagagtgGGCCTCCAGGACTAAGGGGTGCCACTGTTCTATATAATTTAACATATCACTGCAAACAGACACAGAAAACTAGTGGATTTGTATTAGAAACCCTGCGAGAGGCCAGTGGGGCAGGGGGTGTGGTGTTTGTCCACGACTGAGAGCTATGGAAGAAGTGCTGATTGGTGCTAGGCATTTGCCTGCATGTTTGAGAGCGGGTAAGGACATGTCAGAGAGGTGTTTCCATGCAaactgggagtgtgtgtgtgtgtgtgtgtgtgtgtgtgtgtgtgtgtgtgcgtgcgtgtgtgcatcTAACCTAAGTTTGGCGTTGCAGTGCTTGCAGCAGAAGCAGGATGAGTGGAAAATAAGGTTGTTGGCCACCAGTCTCTCCATCGGATACACAGTCTTCTCACAGGATGCACAGGTTTCATTCTGGGTCTTGAAACTGaatgactacacacacacacacacacacacacacacacacacacacacacacacacacaaacacacacacacaaacacacacacacaaacacacacacacaaacacacacacacaaacacacacacacacagtaagatAGTGTTGGACCATTTTGTTCACATTATGAATAATTCAATTTGACCCCTGTGAGTAATTCAAAAAGGTAGGTAACTTAATGCTTACTGAACTATTGATTGCTTAACAATTTAATGGGTTCAGAGACTCTGAagaagcagaggaggaggacgaaGACGAGGAGGGGGAGGATCAAGCTGACTGACAGAAATTAGAACAGAGAAAACACTGAAAGCAGTAGCTactgatggacagatgaaaaaAGGCTTATTGTGGGGGTGTGCAATACAACACACAATACAGGAGTGCATGCTGAATACACGCTGgacaataaaaacaaagtaTTCAGCAGCTCATTAAACCACTGGCCGACCTCAGACTGGGTTCAGGGTTGAGCAGTGAATGGGGCTACGGTCTAAGCGCTGGTCTTGGGGTTTGATCCCCAgtaatgccacagccatccgtggccAGGAATCCCAGAGAACATACATCATACATGGTCTCATTCCCTCTGGGGGAGTAGGATGACCCCACCTCTAAGCATGTGGAGTTCCAGGGGTGCCGTGTTTTATAGGTCTGGGCTTTGTGAGACCTaaccttcaccctcccagctctGGATGAACTGGTTCTAGCTAGCAGGAAGAAAttggaccctctggagcagataaacgtgaacctaatggcaccatgcccaatgccgggcgtgggctagaggggtcaaAAGCACCCAAGCACTGGGCCATAGGGCAGttagaggaaacaatgaattcGCAGGTGTCcctttacttttgtccatatagtttaatATATAAATCAGTGTGTAGGCAAATATAGGAAGCGATGCTCCAGTACTGATACTGATTTAACCAGAATTTCCTACCCCCAGCTGAGTgactggggtgtgtgtgtgcgtgcgtgcgtgtgtgtgtgtgttccatttCTTCCAACACACCTTGGAGCGCTGGACAGGCTTTTCTTCTGAGGTGTTTCTGTTGTCCTGGAAACAAACGAGAAGTGAGCTGGGATGTAAACGGCCATGTTGCCCCTGACAA
This genomic window contains:
- the limd2 gene encoding LIM domain-containing protein 2 isoform X2, which encodes MSFSFKTQNETCASCEKTVYPMERLVANNLIFHSSCFCCKHCNAKLSLGSYAALSGEFYCKPHFQQLFKSKGNYDEGFGRKQHKELWASKDAESITKSA
- the limd2 gene encoding LIM domain-containing protein 2 isoform X1; amino-acid sequence: MDNRNTSEEKPVQRSKSFSFKTQNETCASCEKTVYPMERLVANNLIFHSSCFCCKHCNAKLSLGSYAALSGEFYCKPHFQQLFKSKGNYDEGFGRKQHKELWASKDAESITKSA